Genomic segment of Cucurbita pepo subsp. pepo cultivar mu-cu-16 unplaced genomic scaffold, ASM280686v2 Cp4.1_scaffold002366, whole genome shotgun sequence:
ATCTTCGTGGAATTCAAATTGGATCCTATGATTCTTCCTCCCTTCATCAGATTCGATCTCCAGGCCACCTAATAACAACCCTACTAAAATCTCCCTTTGTTCTTTACTCAACTTCAAGCTTACTGGCTTCTTAATCTCCTTCCTACTCAAGCTTAGGACATAATCAAGTTTCTCCATTAATGGAGGATCAATGTCGTACTTTTTCTGACACatcaaatcatatattttttcagCCTTCAAATAATCCCCACTTAACAGGTACCCACTTAAAATAATGTTGCATGAACGAGCACTTACACCAATTTCTCCATTTGTTTGCATCTGGCTAAATATTTCTTCAGCCCTGTCGAGATTACCAACTTTTACCAAAGAGTTCAAATATATGCTGTAAATAGTACGATTTGGTTTACACTTCTCAAGGCACTGGGAGAAGGTTAACTCTAACTTATCATGTAAgcttaaattgaaaaacatattCATCAAATCAACATAAGCTGGCTTGAGGGGCTTTAAATTACTCTTTATGAAGCCTTCCATGACGGATTCTGCAAGTGTTACCTCTTCAACTTTACATAAAATCCCAATAATTGTCTGATATGCTGCAGCACTTACAGAGTTCAACTGCTCCATCTCCCTAAATATCTCGAAAGCTTTCATCGGATTACCCACCTTTGCATATACTTCCATTTTGTAAACAAAAGCCTGAGATGGCATGCTACCATCAAAAGACTTAAGTTTAAGCCACGATCTTTCTGCTTCCATCACATCCCCCAATTTCGAGCTCGCTCTCAAGATGGATACAAGgacttctctttcttcctcaattCCTGCTTGTTGCATTTCTTTCCTTAGTGACATTATCCTTTCTTTGTCTACAGTATCCTGATAACTATGTAGCCAAATTAGACCAGCATATATATCTTTATGCAACTCAAGTCCAGTTGTTACCAGATTGTGATATATGAACTCAGCCTGTTTAAGATGATGCTTTGACAAATCCCCTGGTTTGCTCAAGAGAGCTTTAAAGAGAGAATTGTGCAAGCTAAGACGTGGTTCGTAACCTCCTAACTGAATCATACGATTGTAAATGGCACTTGCTTCCTCTATGCATCCTTGAATAGGTGCACTAAGGTAGGCAACAATCAATATATGAAATGTGGATTCACTTGGCACACATCCCTGATTAATTATATCATCGAATACTTCCCGACACTTTGAGAACTTCCGTTCCTTGCCCATGTAATCAGCAAGCTTAGTAGCTAAAGCATAATCAAATCGGTACCAATGTTGTTGCATCATCCACTTGTACACCTAATctcaaaaatgaagaaaattaagaaatgggaagaaaacaatatcacAAACATAGATTCTAAAGAACAAAGCACAACAATATTCCAGAAATTGCACACTTCCAAATAACTTTCCTATCAATTGCATTCCAAGTAGCTATACTTATACGAACGTGTATTTTGCGGGTGTTATAGTAGAACATAATAGAATCAAAACGAAAACTAACCCTAAAAGCAGTCTCATTTTCGCGAATACGCAAACAATGCACGATGACATAGGCCGCATCATCCTGCTTCATCCATTTCCTCTGAGCATTAAGCAGTCGTATCAATGTTCCCGGCTTATGTGCCGGCAATTCTTTACAAAGCCAAGCCAATTTGGATCTACGCCATTGCTCCGGCAACTCATCCAGCTCCTTGACTTCAAGCGCAGGCGCTCCCAAGTGTTTCAAATCCGCCGACGCAAACCCCTCAGCGCCAGTACTGTATGGAGAACACAAAGGCTCTTCAGATTCGGCCGGGGAATCCCGGTCATGCACCAACGCTTCAACGGAAGAACTGGAAGCAAAGGCAGGAATCCTCGGAAGTTGTCGTCGTCCTTTCGCTGAATATGTTGGGATAGAGAGAGAACGGATGACGTAGTTCCGGCAACGGAAGTGGTGGTGGCATAGAGGGAAGGAAAGAGTGAGAGAGCGGAGAAGGGTGACGGTGGCGAAGGCAGAGGTTCGAATGGACATGGAGGAACTCGAAGGAGAGTTCAGAAGAACTGTCGATGATGAAACCTTGGGCTTAGGGTTTACAAGGTTCATCTTTTACACGGACGGCAACCAAGGGGAAACTCGGAAGTTTTACGACACAGATGAACCGGAAAAACCAAACCCTTCGTCGGTTCGGTTCAGCCGGATCAATCCGTTTTGTCTCCATGTAAGAGGAGGCCACGCCGTGCAGTGAAGTGCCGAATCAATTCGGTTTCCGAAGAATCGGGCCGAAATCCAACCGAACTTATCGACTCTTTTTCAAATGTTAAACCGATTTAACTAATAAACCGGACCAAACGGGCGGGGTTTCTCTCttaaatctatttttcattaattatttgtatttttattttgaatatacttaattagttaattaattatttgatcttcctctaccaaaattaatatagttaattatattaattagaatatATCAGTAATGATTTATTacttatttactaaaattattaataaattctatgaaatttaaatattaaatatttacaagtTACAATACATCATTAATATTGATTACAAACTTTAaacgattttaatttttttttaaagtaggAATGGATTGTAACTTTATTTTCGAGATTGTCAGGTTAACTCGACCAAAAAAATCTCAatgttaattatatattaatatttcaaatataataaagttttgtttccattaaagaagatatttttcttttcatggaGTATCTCATACTCAATTAGATAAGTAGGGacattaagaattttttaaaattatcataatataaaaaattttgtttttaatttatttatatatatatataatattaagagagagaatgtTCTCCACGGCACAAAGAATGCAGGTCCATTAacttaggaaatgatcatccaattataaacaaagaatttgAGGCTTTTGGAGAACACCAACCAGAATTGTTCATAGTTTGGCCAGGAATTCTCAAAGTGCATTGGATCAAAGCAAGAGAATCATTAAAGCAGATCCca
This window contains:
- the LOC111786676 gene encoding pentatricopeptide repeat-containing protein At2g15820, chloroplastic-like yields the protein MSIRTSAFATVTLLRSLTLSFPLCHHHFRCRNYVIRSLSIPTYSAKGRRQLPRIPAFASSSSVEALVHDRDSPAESEEPLCSPYSTGAEGFASADLKHLGAPALEVKELDELPEQWRRSKLAWLCKELPAHKPGTLIRLLNAQRKWMKQDDAAYVIVHCLRIRENETAFRVYKWMMQQHWYRFDYALATKLADYMGKERKFSKCREVFDDIINQGCVPSESTFHILIVAYLSAPIQGCIEEASAIYNRMIQLGGYEPRLSLHNSLFKALLSKPGDLSKHHLKQAEFIYHNLVTTGLELHKDIYAGLIWLHSYQDTVDKERIMSLRKEMQQAGIEEEREVLVSILRASSKLGDVMEAERSWLKLKSFDGSMPSQAFVYKMEVYAKVGNPMKAFEIFREMEQLNSVSAAAYQTIIGILCKVEEVTLAESVMEGFIKSNLKPLKPAYVDLMNMFFNLSLHDKLELTFSQCLEKCKPNRTIYSIYLNSLVKVGNLDRAEEIFSQMQTNGEIGVSARSCNIILSGYLLSGDYLKAEKIYDLMCQKKYDIDPPLMEKLDYVLSLSRKEIKKPVSLKLSKEQREILVGLLLGGLEIESDEGRKNHRIQFEFH